The Arachis hypogaea cultivar Tifrunner chromosome 14, arahy.Tifrunner.gnm2.J5K5, whole genome shotgun sequence DNA window GCAGAGCTATACGGTACGCCACCGACCCAATTTTCTTTAGAATCTAAAACGGACCAATTTAACAGGGATTCAGCTTCTTCGTCTTGTTCAATCTACCCACTCCGGTTGTTGGTGTAACCTTTAAGAACACATGATCTCCCTCATCAAATTCTAGAGGTTTCTGCCTCTGATCGGCATAGCTTTTCTGGCAGCTTTGAGCAGTAAGTATTCTGTTTTGGATTTTCTTAATTTGCTCGGTGGTCTCAGCTATTAACTCAGGCCCCAACAAACTTGATTccccagtttcataccaacatagtggaaattgacattttctcccatacagaGCCTCACATGGAGCCATTTCGATACTCGTATGGAAACTGTTATTGTACGAAAACTCTACtagcggcatataccgatcccaactcactggttggtccaaaacacaagcacTCAACATATCTTCTAGGTTTTGAATAGTCCTCTCTGATTGGCCATCGATTTGAGGATAGTACGCTGTACTTAAACTTGACTGAATTCCAAACGCTCGttggaaagctccccagaatctcGAGGTGAAACGGGGATCTCTGTTAGAGATTATAGTGGTAGGTACACCATGCAACCTTACAATTTCCTTGATGTACAAGTGCGCTAgctgatgaccggaattcaccccatataaaaataatgaatccgttcttttggcaagcgcacaaaaaatattgtcaagtaataacccactaggagtgggatCGTAGCcatagagattggtagatttgagcaattttaatcaatgggtgaattagtcaagATGAGCAAGAtagattgtgattgcagaattataaatgagcagaaatataaatgactcaaaagtaaagagaagcagtaaagtgtAGGAAAggaaatggcaagaatgtaaagtgcagaaacataaacgacttaattgtaaatgggaatgggaaataacagaatgtaaagaaagctataaagaatgtgcAAGATAAGAAtatgggaaattcattgagataaGGAGAAgttgttctctttggattaagtccagctcatctcatcttcaatcatgcaactcattgacctcttggcaatcatgattgattgaacctcaatcccttggtgattcaatctctcagatcttgatcaatagccaattcc harbors:
- the LOC112742459 gene encoding uncharacterized protein, whose protein sequence is MAPCEALYGRKCQFPLCWYETGESSLLGPELIAETTEQIKKIQNRILTAQSCQKSYADQRQKPLEFDEGDHVFLKVTPTTGVGRLNKTKKLNPFQLREDLTLPVTPIQIHDSSVKQLHRKEVALVKVAWSQAGIETHT